A genomic window from Brassica oleracea var. oleracea cultivar TO1000 chromosome C8, BOL, whole genome shotgun sequence includes:
- the LOC106312127 gene encoding SNF2 domain-containing protein CLASSY 1-like isoform X4, with protein MKRKRYYQLNHTFDPCPFEVFCSGTWKAVEYLRVESGSMTMRLFENGHVLDDVKPFQRLRLRSRKATTIDCTTFLRHGVDVCVLYQKDEVTPEHDLEPVWVDAKIVSIERKPHEPECLCEFYVSIYIDQGCISSEKHRMNRASVVMGLDQISILQKFPKEQSVDRFYRWRYSEDSASLVKTRLTLGKFMPDLSWLLVTSVLKNTVFHIKTIQNKMVYLIMTDEECSSSSCLSAMNITVEDGVYLSKVVTFNPDEDDTTLALDYVHVEEEEESEEEEEVMELRRSKRRNMRPERYGFSGVQPDSKDGWVRLMPYKYSTWTDDEEDDDEDSNDDRDSDDDLYLPLSHFFGKESNTKGFSKRKESEIVLVDKTARKKKMMMKMKKRDGSGRSRELSVIPFTPVFDPIPLEQFGFNANSLCSGGFSGSNLIDEMDRYRSKPSKYGKKKMLSEMDEMESDLGWIDNMSKSSVQKRTGSHSRTRSGYGKTGHSDEPQIFKRRTLSAGAYNKLIESYMSNIDSTIAAKKETNSVVEQWEALKNPTSTTVEDEDGSSEDDDSEGETSENEMLWREMELCMASSYILDDSELRVDNEAFQKATSGCEHDYELNEEIGMCCKLCGHVGSEIRDVSAPFARQKKWTTEAKHINEEDIDTNVKQDGDEGRSFTMPVATLEVPSPEESENVWSLIPQLRRKLHMHQKKAFEFLWRNLAGSVVPSMMDPSSDKIGGCVVSHTPGAGKTFLIIAFLASYLKIFPGKRPLVLAPKTTLYTWYKEFIKWEIPVPVHLIHGRRTYCVAKENKIQFKGIPKPSQDVSHVIDCLDKIQKWHAQPSVLVMGYTSFLTLMREDSKFAHRKYMAKVLRESPGLLVLDEGHNPRSTKSRLRKALMKVDTDLRVLLSGTLFQNNFCEYFNTLCLARPKFIHEVLMELDEKFNTNQTVQKAPHLIENRARKFFLDIIAKKIDTKVGDERLQGLNMLRNMTSGFIDNYEGSGSGSGDVLPGLQIYTLLMNSTDLQHKTLTKLQTVMSTYHGYPLELELLITLAAIHPWLVKTSTCCAKFFNPEELFEIEKLKHDAKKGSKVMFVLNLVFRVVKREKILIFCHNIAPIRLFLELFENVFRWKRGREILTLTGDLELFDRGRVIDKFEEHGGPSRVLLASITACAEGISLTAASRVIMLDSEWNPSKTKQAIARAFRPGQQKVVHVYQLLSRGTLEEDKYRRTTWKEWVSSMIFSEEFVEDPSQWQAEKIEDDVLREIVEEDKVKSFHMIMKNEKASTG; from the exons ATGAAGAGAAAGCGTTACTATCAGTTGAACCATACGTTTGATCCATGTC CTTTCGAGGTGTTCTGTTCAGGGACATGGAAGGCAGTGGAGTACTTAAGAGTCGAGAGTGGATCGATGACCATGCGACTTTTTGAGAACGGGCATGTATTGGATGATGTAAAACCTTTCCAAAGGCTTCGTCTTAGATCAAGAAAGGCCACTACTATCGACTGCACCACTTTTCTACGGCACGGTGTTGATGTTTGTGTTCTCTATCAGAAAGATGAAGTGACTCCAGAGCATGACTTGGAGCCG GTATGGGTTGATGCAAAGATTGTATCCATAGAGAGGAAGCCTCATGAACCTGAGTGCTTGTGTGAGTTCTACGTCAGCATCTATATAGACCAAGGCTGCATCAGTTCGGAGAAGCATAGGATGAATAGAGCTTCTGTGGTCATGGGACTGGACCAAATCTCCATTCTCCAAAAGTTTCCAAAGGAACAAAGCGTGGACCGGTTCTACAGATGGAGATACTCCGAGGACAGTGCATCACTAGTGAAAACAAGGCTTACACTCGGCAAGTTCATGCCTGATCTTTCTTGGCTTCTTGTTACATCAGTCTTGAAAAACACTGTGTTCCATATCAAAACTATCCAAAACAAGATGGTGTATCTGATTATGACGGATGAAGAGTGTAGTAGTAGTTCTTGTTTGAGTGCAATGAATATAACGGTGGAAGATGGAGTTTACTTGTCAAAGGTGGTTACATTCAATCCAGATGAGGATGATACTACTCTTGCTCTGGATTATGTTCATGTAGAGGAGGAGGAGGAAAGTGAAGAAGAGGAGGAGGTGATGGAGCTGCGACGATCCAAGAGAAGAAACATGAGGCCTGAAAGATATGGTTTCTCTGGGGTTCAGCCAGATTCAAAGGATGGATGGGTAAGGCTTATGCCATATAAGTACAGCACATGGACTGATGACGAAGAAGATGATGATGAAGATAGTAATGATGATAGAGATTCAGATGATGATTTGTACTTACCCTTATCACACTTCTTTGGGAAAGAGAGCAACACAAAGGGATTCAGTAAACGTAAGGAAAGTGAGATTGTTTTGGTAGACAAAACAGCGAGGAAGAAGAAGATGATGATGAAGATGAAGAAAAGAGATGGAAGTGGTCGAAGCCGCGAGCTCTCAGTAATCCCCTTCACTCCAGTGTTTGACCCTATACCATTGGAACAGTTTGGTTTCAATGCAAACAGTTTATGTAGTGGTGGATTCTCTGGAAGCAATTTGATAGATGAGATGGATAGGTATCGTAGTAAACCTTCTAAATACGGTAAGAAGAAGATGTTGTCTGAAATGGATGAGATGGAATCTGACTTGGGTTGGATTGACAACATGAGCAAGTCCTCGGTCCAAAAAAGAACAGGATCACACTCCCGGACAAGGTCCGGTTATGGGAAAACCGGACATTCTGATGAACCGCAGATATTTAAGAGGAGAACATTGAGCGCAGGTGCTTATAACAAGCTGATAGAATCATACATGAGTAATATTGACTCCACAATTGCAGCCAAGAAGGAGACAAACAGTGTTGTTGAGCAATGGGAAGCGTTAAAGAACCCCACAAGCACTACAGTGGAAGATGAAGACGGGTCGAGTGAGGATGATGATAGTGAGGGAGAGACGTCAGAGAATGAGATGTTGTGGAGGGAGATGGAACTATGTATGGCTTCTTCTTACATTCTTGATGACAGTGAG TTGAGAGTGGATAATGAGGCGTTCCAGAAAGCGACAAGTGGTTGTGAACATGATTATGAACTGAATGAAGAAATAGGAATGTGTTGCAAATTATGTGGTCATGTAGGATCGGAGATAAGAGATGTTTCTGCACCTTTT GCGCGACAAAAGAAATGGACCACAGAGGCTAAGCATATCAACGAAGAAGACATTGACACTAATGTGAAACAAGACGGAGATGAGGGACGCAGTTTCACTATGCCTGTTGCTACCTTAGAGGTTCCTTCACCTGAAGAAAGCGAGAACGTTTGGTCACTAATACCACAGCTTAGGAGAAAACTTCACATGCACCAGAAGAAAGCTTTTGAGTTTCTCTGGAGAAACCTAGCTGGGTCAGTGGTTCCCTCCATGATGGATCCGAGTTCAGATAAGATAGGTGGCTGCGTGGTTTCTCATACCCCAGGAGCAGGCAAAACATTTCTCATCATAGCTTTTCTCGCAAGCTACTTGAAGATATTCCCTGGGAAGAGGCCCTTGGTTCTTGCTCCCAAAACAACATTGTACACATGGTACAAGGAGTTCATCAAATGGGAGATTCCAGTTCCCGTTCACTTGATCCATGGCCGTAGAACCTACTGTGTAGCCAAAGAGAACAAGATTCAGTTCAAAGGGATTCCAAAACCGAGCCAAGATGTTAGTCATGTTATCGACTGTTTAGACAAGATTCAGAAGTGGCATGCCCAGCCTAGTGTTCTTGTAATGGGTTACACTTCGTTCCTAACATTAATGAGAGAAGATTCCAAGTTTGCTCACAGGAAGTACATGGCTAAGGTACTGAGAGAATCTCCGGGCCTTCTGGTTCTAGACGAGGGACACAATCCGAGGAGTACCAAGTCGAGATTGCGCAAGGCTTTGATGAAAGTTGACACTGACTTGAGGGTTTTGCTGTCTGGTACATTGTTTCAGAACAACTTCTGTGAGTACTTCAACACTTTGTGCTTGGCTAGACCCAAGTTTATTCATGAGGTTCTAATGGAGTTGGACGAGAAGTTCAATACCAACCAAACTGTTCAAAAGGCGCCTCACTTGATTGAAAACAGAGCGAGGAAGTTCTTCCTTGACATTATAGCCAAGAAGATTGACACAAAAGTTGGAGACGAGCGGTTGCAAGGTCTTAACATGTTGAGGAACATGACCAGCGGTTTCATTGATAACTATGAAGGAAGTGGAAGCGGAAGTGGTGATGTTCTTCCTGGTTTGCAGATCTACACGTTGTTGATGAACTCCACAGATTTACAGCACAAGACTCTTACAAAACTTCAGACGGTGATGTCGACTTACCATGGTTATCCCCTGGAACTGGAGCTTCTCATAACCTTAGCAGCTATCCATCCTTGGCTGGTTAAAACCTCCACGTGTTGCGCCAAGTTCTTCAACCCTGAGGAGCTTTTCGAGATCGAGAAGCTCAAGCATGACGCCAAGAAAGGATCCAAAGTCATGTTTGTGCTCAACCTCGTGTTTAGGGTGGTCAAGAGGGAGAAAATCCTCATCTTCTGCCACAACATTGCGCCGATCCGCCTGTTTCTTGAGCTGTTTGAGAATGTGTTCAGGTGGAAGAGAGGGAGAGAGATCCTTACCTTAACAGGGGATCTTGAGCTGTTTGACAGAGGCAGAGTGATAGACAAATTTGAAGAGCATGGAGGTCCTTCTCGTGTTCTGCTGGCTTCAATCACAGCCTGTGCAGAAGGGATCAGTCTAACTGCTGCTTCGAGGGTGATCATGCTTGACTCGGAGTGGAATCCTTCCAAGACAAAGCAAGCAATAGCACGCGCGTTCAGACCAGGACAGCAGAAAGTGGTGCACGTTTACCAGCTCTTATCCAGAGGAACACTTGAGGAAGACAAATACAGGAGGACGACGTGGAAAGAGTGGGTCTCAAGTATGATTTTCAGCGAAGAATTTGTAGAGGACCCGTCACAATGGCAAGCTGAAAAGATTGAAGACGATGTTCTCAGAGAGATCGTAGAGGAAGACAAAGTCAAATCCTTCCATATGATCATGAAGAACGAGAAAGCTTCAACTGGTTGA
- the LOC106312127 gene encoding SNF2 domain-containing protein CLASSY 1-like isoform X3, whose product MFCFFLTLCSGKILGRRLYVTENMKRKRYYQLNHTFDPCPFEVFCSGTWKAVEYLRVESGSMTMRLFENGHVLDDVKPFQRLRLRSRKATTIDCTTFLRHGVDVCVLYQKDEVTPEHDLEPVWVDAKIVSIERKPHEPECLCEFYVSIYIDQGCISSEKHRMNRASVVMGLDQISILQKFPKEQSVDRFYRWRYSEDSASLVKTRLTLGKFMPDLSWLLVTSVLKNTVFHIKTIQNKMVYLIMTDEECSSSSCLSAMNITVEDGVYLSKVVTFNPDEDDTTLALDYVHVEEEEESEEEEEVMELRRSKRRNMRPERYGFSGVQPDSKDGWVRLMPYKYSTWTDDEEDDDEDSNDDRDSDDDLYLPLSHFFGKESNTKGFSKRKESEIVLVDKTARKKKMMMKMKKRDGSGRSRELSVIPFTPVFDPIPLEQFGFNANSLCSGGFSGSNLIDEMDRYRSKPSKYGKKKMLSEMDEMESDLGWIDNMSKSSVQKRTGSHSRTRSGYGKTGHSDEPQIFKRRTLSAGAYNKLIESYMSNIDSTIAAKKETNSVVEQWEALKNPTSTTVEDEDGSSEDDDSEGETSENEMLWREMELCMASSYILDDSELRVDNEAFQKATSGCEHDYELNEEIGMCCKLCGHVGSEIRDVSAPFARQKKWTTEAKHINEEDIDTNVKQDGDEGRSFTMPVATLEVPSPEESENVWSLIPQLRRKLHMHQKKAFEFLWRNLAGSVVPSMMDPSSDKIGGCVVSHTPGAGKTFLIIAFLASYLKIFPGKRPLVLAPKTTLYTWYKEFIKWEIPVPVHLIHGRRTYCVAKENKIQFKGIPKPSQDVSHVIDCLDKIQKWHAQPSVLVMGYTSFLTLMREDSKFAHRKYMAKVLRESPGLLVLDEGHNPRSTKSRLRKALMKVDTDLRVLLSGTLFQNNFCEYFNTLCLARPKFIHEVLMELDEKFNTNQTVQKAPHLIENRARKFFLDIIAKKIDTKVGDERLQGLNMLRNMTSGFIDNYEGSGSGSGDVLPGLQIYTLLMNSTDLQHKTLTKLQTVMSTYHGYPLELELLITLAAIHPWLVKTSTCCAKFFNPEELFEIEKLKHDAKKGSKVMFVLNLVFRVVKREKILIFCHNIAPIRLFLELFENVFRWKRGREILTLTGDLELFDRGRVIDKFEEHGGPSRVLLASITACAEGISLTAASRVIMLDSEWNPSKTKQAIARAFRPGQQKVVHVYQLLSRGTLEEDKYRRTTWKEWVSSMIFSEEFVEDPSQWQAEKIEDDVLREIVEEDKVKSFHMIMKNEKASTG is encoded by the exons ATGTTCTGTTTCTTTTTGACTCTCTGTTCCGGAAAGATCTTGGG GAGGAGATTGTATGTGACTGAAAACATGAAGAGAAAGCGTTACTATCAGTTGAACCATACGTTTGATCCATGTC CTTTCGAGGTGTTCTGTTCAGGGACATGGAAGGCAGTGGAGTACTTAAGAGTCGAGAGTGGATCGATGACCATGCGACTTTTTGAGAACGGGCATGTATTGGATGATGTAAAACCTTTCCAAAGGCTTCGTCTTAGATCAAGAAAGGCCACTACTATCGACTGCACCACTTTTCTACGGCACGGTGTTGATGTTTGTGTTCTCTATCAGAAAGATGAAGTGACTCCAGAGCATGACTTGGAGCCG GTATGGGTTGATGCAAAGATTGTATCCATAGAGAGGAAGCCTCATGAACCTGAGTGCTTGTGTGAGTTCTACGTCAGCATCTATATAGACCAAGGCTGCATCAGTTCGGAGAAGCATAGGATGAATAGAGCTTCTGTGGTCATGGGACTGGACCAAATCTCCATTCTCCAAAAGTTTCCAAAGGAACAAAGCGTGGACCGGTTCTACAGATGGAGATACTCCGAGGACAGTGCATCACTAGTGAAAACAAGGCTTACACTCGGCAAGTTCATGCCTGATCTTTCTTGGCTTCTTGTTACATCAGTCTTGAAAAACACTGTGTTCCATATCAAAACTATCCAAAACAAGATGGTGTATCTGATTATGACGGATGAAGAGTGTAGTAGTAGTTCTTGTTTGAGTGCAATGAATATAACGGTGGAAGATGGAGTTTACTTGTCAAAGGTGGTTACATTCAATCCAGATGAGGATGATACTACTCTTGCTCTGGATTATGTTCATGTAGAGGAGGAGGAGGAAAGTGAAGAAGAGGAGGAGGTGATGGAGCTGCGACGATCCAAGAGAAGAAACATGAGGCCTGAAAGATATGGTTTCTCTGGGGTTCAGCCAGATTCAAAGGATGGATGGGTAAGGCTTATGCCATATAAGTACAGCACATGGACTGATGACGAAGAAGATGATGATGAAGATAGTAATGATGATAGAGATTCAGATGATGATTTGTACTTACCCTTATCACACTTCTTTGGGAAAGAGAGCAACACAAAGGGATTCAGTAAACGTAAGGAAAGTGAGATTGTTTTGGTAGACAAAACAGCGAGGAAGAAGAAGATGATGATGAAGATGAAGAAAAGAGATGGAAGTGGTCGAAGCCGCGAGCTCTCAGTAATCCCCTTCACTCCAGTGTTTGACCCTATACCATTGGAACAGTTTGGTTTCAATGCAAACAGTTTATGTAGTGGTGGATTCTCTGGAAGCAATTTGATAGATGAGATGGATAGGTATCGTAGTAAACCTTCTAAATACGGTAAGAAGAAGATGTTGTCTGAAATGGATGAGATGGAATCTGACTTGGGTTGGATTGACAACATGAGCAAGTCCTCGGTCCAAAAAAGAACAGGATCACACTCCCGGACAAGGTCCGGTTATGGGAAAACCGGACATTCTGATGAACCGCAGATATTTAAGAGGAGAACATTGAGCGCAGGTGCTTATAACAAGCTGATAGAATCATACATGAGTAATATTGACTCCACAATTGCAGCCAAGAAGGAGACAAACAGTGTTGTTGAGCAATGGGAAGCGTTAAAGAACCCCACAAGCACTACAGTGGAAGATGAAGACGGGTCGAGTGAGGATGATGATAGTGAGGGAGAGACGTCAGAGAATGAGATGTTGTGGAGGGAGATGGAACTATGTATGGCTTCTTCTTACATTCTTGATGACAGTGAG TTGAGAGTGGATAATGAGGCGTTCCAGAAAGCGACAAGTGGTTGTGAACATGATTATGAACTGAATGAAGAAATAGGAATGTGTTGCAAATTATGTGGTCATGTAGGATCGGAGATAAGAGATGTTTCTGCACCTTTT GCGCGACAAAAGAAATGGACCACAGAGGCTAAGCATATCAACGAAGAAGACATTGACACTAATGTGAAACAAGACGGAGATGAGGGACGCAGTTTCACTATGCCTGTTGCTACCTTAGAGGTTCCTTCACCTGAAGAAAGCGAGAACGTTTGGTCACTAATACCACAGCTTAGGAGAAAACTTCACATGCACCAGAAGAAAGCTTTTGAGTTTCTCTGGAGAAACCTAGCTGGGTCAGTGGTTCCCTCCATGATGGATCCGAGTTCAGATAAGATAGGTGGCTGCGTGGTTTCTCATACCCCAGGAGCAGGCAAAACATTTCTCATCATAGCTTTTCTCGCAAGCTACTTGAAGATATTCCCTGGGAAGAGGCCCTTGGTTCTTGCTCCCAAAACAACATTGTACACATGGTACAAGGAGTTCATCAAATGGGAGATTCCAGTTCCCGTTCACTTGATCCATGGCCGTAGAACCTACTGTGTAGCCAAAGAGAACAAGATTCAGTTCAAAGGGATTCCAAAACCGAGCCAAGATGTTAGTCATGTTATCGACTGTTTAGACAAGATTCAGAAGTGGCATGCCCAGCCTAGTGTTCTTGTAATGGGTTACACTTCGTTCCTAACATTAATGAGAGAAGATTCCAAGTTTGCTCACAGGAAGTACATGGCTAAGGTACTGAGAGAATCTCCGGGCCTTCTGGTTCTAGACGAGGGACACAATCCGAGGAGTACCAAGTCGAGATTGCGCAAGGCTTTGATGAAAGTTGACACTGACTTGAGGGTTTTGCTGTCTGGTACATTGTTTCAGAACAACTTCTGTGAGTACTTCAACACTTTGTGCTTGGCTAGACCCAAGTTTATTCATGAGGTTCTAATGGAGTTGGACGAGAAGTTCAATACCAACCAAACTGTTCAAAAGGCGCCTCACTTGATTGAAAACAGAGCGAGGAAGTTCTTCCTTGACATTATAGCCAAGAAGATTGACACAAAAGTTGGAGACGAGCGGTTGCAAGGTCTTAACATGTTGAGGAACATGACCAGCGGTTTCATTGATAACTATGAAGGAAGTGGAAGCGGAAGTGGTGATGTTCTTCCTGGTTTGCAGATCTACACGTTGTTGATGAACTCCACAGATTTACAGCACAAGACTCTTACAAAACTTCAGACGGTGATGTCGACTTACCATGGTTATCCCCTGGAACTGGAGCTTCTCATAACCTTAGCAGCTATCCATCCTTGGCTGGTTAAAACCTCCACGTGTTGCGCCAAGTTCTTCAACCCTGAGGAGCTTTTCGAGATCGAGAAGCTCAAGCATGACGCCAAGAAAGGATCCAAAGTCATGTTTGTGCTCAACCTCGTGTTTAGGGTGGTCAAGAGGGAGAAAATCCTCATCTTCTGCCACAACATTGCGCCGATCCGCCTGTTTCTTGAGCTGTTTGAGAATGTGTTCAGGTGGAAGAGAGGGAGAGAGATCCTTACCTTAACAGGGGATCTTGAGCTGTTTGACAGAGGCAGAGTGATAGACAAATTTGAAGAGCATGGAGGTCCTTCTCGTGTTCTGCTGGCTTCAATCACAGCCTGTGCAGAAGGGATCAGTCTAACTGCTGCTTCGAGGGTGATCATGCTTGACTCGGAGTGGAATCCTTCCAAGACAAAGCAAGCAATAGCACGCGCGTTCAGACCAGGACAGCAGAAAGTGGTGCACGTTTACCAGCTCTTATCCAGAGGAACACTTGAGGAAGACAAATACAGGAGGACGACGTGGAAAGAGTGGGTCTCAAGTATGATTTTCAGCGAAGAATTTGTAGAGGACCCGTCACAATGGCAAGCTGAAAAGATTGAAGACGATGTTCTCAGAGAGATCGTAGAGGAAGACAAAGTCAAATCCTTCCATATGATCATGAAGAACGAGAAAGCTTCAACTGGTTGA